In one Tripterygium wilfordii isolate XIE 37 chromosome 22, ASM1340144v1, whole genome shotgun sequence genomic region, the following are encoded:
- the LOC119990913 gene encoding protein NRT1/ PTR FAMILY 2.13-like, with translation MEIVGQSKKQVSSLCSPQFFQAKERREPAPDLTTQKKPGGWKAMPYILGNESCERLASFGMLANFMVYFLKVYHMDLATAANVLNIWNGVTNFAPLIGAFISDAFLGKFKTIAIASFAALLGQITMTLTAWESHLHPPSCNPQQQLLGQCKSPNKLNMGILLLGLGLLSIGSGGIRPCSIPFGVDQFDPTTEQGVRGIASFYNWYYASLVVIQLIILTLVVYIQSNVSWVLGFGIPTILMSCSIVIFFAGKRIYVHQKPEGSIFSSIGQVLVAACRKRRIRIPVDGEAGRTFFDPPLKETILFKLPLTNQFRFLCKAAIIEENDLNPDGSCANPWRLCSIQQVEEVKCLVKIIPIWSTGLIGLISIAQQTTFTISQALMMDRHLGPNFEVPAGTIIVISMLTIGLWIPFYDRIIVPFLRKRTKQGGITLLQRMGIGLIFSVVSMVVAGLIERARRDSANSHPQPLGISPMSVFWLSPPLILLGFCEAFYVIGQLEFYNTEFPEHMRSIGNSVFFCSAAGASYLSSFMISIVHRTTGTSTKPNWLANDLNQGRLDYFYFLLAGIGFLNVIYYLVCARRYRYKAVVPLKDEAKDDGRGELSSFAV, from the exons ATGGAGATTGTTGGGCAAAGCAAGAAGCAAGTAAGCTCATTATGCAGCCCACAATTCTTTCAGgcgaaagaaagaagagaaccaGCACCAGATTTGACTACTCAGAAGAAGCCAGGAGGATGGAAAGCCATGCCTTACATTTTAG GAAATGAGAGCTGCGAAAGACTGGCCAGTTTTGGTATGTTAGCAAACTTCATGGTGTACTTTCTGAAAGTGTATCACATGGATCTAGCCACCGCGGCAAATGTCCTCAACATCTGGAATGGCGTTACGAATTTTGCACCTTTGATTGGAGCTTTCATTTCTGATGCTTTTCTCGGAAAATTCAAGACCATCGCTATTGCATCCTTCGCTGCACTTCTT GGACAAATAACGATGACGTTGACTGCATGGGAATCGCATCTGCATCCTCCATCATGCAACCCACAACAGCAATTACTTGGGCAATGCAAAAGCCCAAACAAACTCAATATGGGTATCTTGTTATTGGGCCTGGGCTTACTCTCTATCGGATCCGGAGGAATCAGGCCTTGTAGCATCCCATTCGGGGTTGATCAATTCGATCCAACAACTGAACAAGGCGTAAGAGGGATTGCCAGTTTTTATAACTGGTACTATGCATCCTTAGTTGTGATTCAACTCATAATTTTAACACTGGTGGTGTACATCCAGAGCAACGTCAGTTGGGTTCTAGGCTTTGGGATACCTACCATTCTAATGTCCTGCTCCATTGTCATTTTCTTTGCTGGGAAAAGAATTTACGTCCACCAGAAGCCTGAGGGAAGTATCTTTTCCAGTATTGGGCAAGTGCTTGTTGCTGCTTGTCGTAAGCGCCGGATTAGAATTCCGGTAGATGGAGAGGCGGGTCGGACCTTTTTCGATCCTCCATTGAAGGAAACTATATTGTTCAAGCTCCCTCTTACCAATCAGTTCAG GTTCTTGTGCAAGGCTGCTATAATAGAGGAAAACGACCTGAATCCGGATGGTTCCTGTGCAAATCCATGGAGGCTATGCAGCATTCAACAAGTGGAAGAAGTGAAATGCCTAGTGAAGATAATCCCAATATGGTCGACAGGTCTTATTGGTCTCATCTCAATAGCACAACAAACTACATTTACCATATCACAAGCCTTGATGATGGACAGACACCTCGGACCCAATTTTGAAGTCCCAGCAGGAACAATTATTGTGATATCAATGCTCACAATCGGGCTATGGATCCCATTCTACGACAGAATCATCGTTCCGTTCCTTAGAAAACGCACCAAACAAGGTGGAATCACACTTCTGCAGAGGATGGGAATTGGGTTGATATTCTCAGTTGTATCAATGGTGGTTGCAGGATTGATTGAGAGGGCGCGAAGAGATTCCGCGAATTCTCACCCGCAGCCTCTTGGGATTTCACCAATGTCAGTCTTTTGGTTGTCTCCGCCACTTATCCTTCTGGGCTTCTGCGAGGCGTTCTATGTCATTGGACAACTTGAATTTTACAATACAGAGTTCCCAGAGCACATGAGAAGCATTGGCAACTCCGTTTTTTTCTGCTCTGCTGCTGGTGCAAGCTACCTTAGCAGCTTCATGATCTCGATCGTGCATCGAACCACGGGAACAAGTACTAAACCCAACTGGCTAGCAAATGATCTAAATCAAGGCAGATTAGACTATTTCTACTTCCTTTTGGCCGGGATCGGGTTCTTGAATGTCATTTATTACTTGGTTTGCGCTCGCCGATATCGTTACAAAGCTGTTGTACCATTGAAAGATGAAGCCAAGGATGATGGTCGTGGTGAGCTGAGCTCATTCGCAGTATAA
- the LOC119991691 gene encoding thioredoxin H7-like — protein MGANLTTESTGNGFSHKKISSSTMVVPVHSLDLWKSYIAASKVNNKLLVIEFTATWCGPCRYMEPVMTEFAAKYSTDADFIKIDVDNLAVVAQQFETSVLPAVVLVKDGKEVDRVAGVKKDELQKKIEKHRK, from the exons ATGGGAGCTAACTTGACAACTGAGAGTACTGGGAATGGATTCTCCCACAAAAAgatatcatcatcaacaatggtTGTCCCTGTACATTCTCTGGATCTATGGAAGTCTTACATTGCTGCCTCCAAAGTCAACAATAAGCTG TTGGTGATCGAGTTCACTGCGACATGGTGCGGACCGTGCCGATACATGGAACCAGTGATGACAGAGTTTGCTGCTAAATACAGTACTGATGCTGATTTTATCAAGATTGACGTCGACAACTTGGCT GTTGTGGCGCAGCAATTCGAGACAAGTGTACTCCCCGCAGTTGTACTGGTTAAGGATGGCAAAGAAGTTGATCGAGTTGCGGGGGTCAAGAAAGATGAACTGCAGAAGAAGATTGAGAAACATAGGAAATGA
- the LOC119991690 gene encoding uncharacterized protein LOC119991690, with the protein MEFFRKAKAVRLRGHHDKYLYADEDEESVTQDRNGSSKNARWAVEFAPGSESILRLKSCYGKYLTASNQPFLLGMTGRKVIQSLPRRLDSSLEWEPIREGSQIKLKTRYGNFLRANGGLPPWRNSVTHDIPHRTSTQDWILWDVDVVEILVQSPGHHPPAVPPVAHSDSLDFESSSPSSVPIKSGNFSRQESSDSYSGGSPPKSEGRTIYYHVADENGEVDDDVVEGYSFIFKGNGVDELTKKLMEEMGLEDIIVCSRSPLNGKLYPLRLQLPPNNADMHVIIVQSSAKAARDFGKQGIPL; encoded by the exons ATGGAGTTCTTCCGAAAAGCCAAAGCGGTGCGTCTAAGGGGCCACCACGACAAGTACCTATACGCAGACGAAGACGAGGAATCTGTTACCCAAGACCGTAACGGATCCTCCAAGAACGCCAGATGGGCTGTCGAGTTCGCACCCGGATCTGAATCAATCCTCCGCCTCAAGAGCTGTTACGGCAAGTACCTCACTGCCTCCAATCAGCCTTTCTTGCTAGGCATGACTGGTCGTAAAGTCATTCAGTCCCTCCCCAGACGACTTGACTCTTCCCTCGAGTGGGAACCCATCAGGGAAGGCTCTCAGATCAAGCTCAAGACCCGTTACGGTAACTTCTTGAGAGCCAATGGGGGTCTGCCACCATGGCGGAACTCTGTCACCCACGATATTCCCCACAGGACTTCTACCCAGGACTGGATTCTTTGGGATGTTGATGTTGTCGAGATTCTGGTTCAGTCCCCGGGTCACCACCCACCCGCGGTTCCTCCTGTGGCCCATTCGGACTCTCTGGATTTCGAGTCCAGCTCCCCTTCCTCTGTACCGATAAAATCTGGGAATTTCTCAAGACAGGAG TCGAGTGATTCTTATTCGGGTGGGTCGCCCCCGAAATCTGAAGGGAGGACTATATACTACCATGTGGCAGATGAGAATGGTgaggttgatgatgatgttgtggaAGGTTACTCATTCATTTTCAAGGGGAATGGAGTTGATGAATTGACTAAGAAATTGATGGAAGAGATGGGCCTTGAGGATATTATTGTGTGTAGTCGTAGTCCCTTGAATGGAAAGCTTTATCCTCTTAGATTGCAGCTTCCTCCCAACAATGCCGATATGCATGTTATCATAGTCCAGTCCTCAGCGAAAG CGGCAAGAGATTTTGGAAAGCAAGGGATCCCATTATGA